In Rubrivirga marina, the following are encoded in one genomic region:
- a CDS encoding DUF6174 domain-containing protein, which yields MLRTSLLALALLLLAGCPSPAQVDAGGELPSGPVFSGSGEPSDPSPEFEAARELWAEAGLDAYQMTLQRICFCPMPDYTGPFEVVVRDGAIETVTLDGATVDAERGETVAALFELIAEAYERGAEEIAVEYDPEWGYPTSVGIDYSTQMADEEIAYRVSDLRPADR from the coding sequence ATGCTGCGCACCTCCCTTCTCGCCCTCGCCCTTCTCCTCCTCGCGGGGTGTCCCTCGCCCGCTCAGGTCGACGCCGGTGGCGAGCTCCCCAGCGGCCCCGTCTTCTCGGGCAGCGGCGAGCCGTCCGACCCGTCGCCCGAGTTCGAGGCCGCGCGCGAACTCTGGGCCGAGGCCGGGCTCGACGCCTACCAGATGACGCTCCAGCGCATCTGCTTCTGCCCGATGCCTGACTACACCGGCCCGTTCGAGGTCGTGGTGCGGGACGGCGCGATCGAGACCGTGACGCTCGACGGCGCGACGGTCGACGCCGAGCGCGGCGAGACGGTCGCGGCCCTCTTCGAGCTCATCGCCGAGGCCTACGAGCGCGGCGCCGAAGAGATCGCCGTCGAGTACGACCCGGAGTGGGGCTACCCCACGAGCGTCGGCATCGACTACAGCACGCAGATGGCGGACGAGGAGATCGCCTACCGCGTCTCCGACCTCCGCCCGGCCGATCGCTAG
- a CDS encoding DUF6174 domain-containing protein, which translates to MRQIALVVVISLVAGCDSVGPEAGEVDLGASVEVADREALEEARDRWRASGPDAYTMRYEVRCYCAPVTVEVTVEDGRIVASETTGGPATALDVDGLYRVALEAYAQRAASVEARVTERGPPVLVDLYVDYSERIADEEVGYAVVAFEAR; encoded by the coding sequence ATGCGCCAGATCGCTCTCGTCGTCGTCATCTCGCTCGTCGCCGGGTGCGACTCCGTCGGCCCCGAGGCGGGCGAGGTCGACCTCGGCGCGTCCGTCGAGGTGGCCGACCGGGAGGCGCTGGAGGAGGCCCGCGACCGGTGGCGGGCGTCCGGGCCGGACGCGTACACGATGCGCTACGAGGTCCGCTGCTACTGCGCGCCCGTCACGGTCGAGGTGACCGTCGAGGACGGGCGGATCGTGGCGAGCGAGACGACGGGCGGGCCGGCGACGGCGCTCGACGTGGACGGTCTCTATCGTGTGGCGCTCGAGGCGTACGCGCAGCGCGCCGCCTCCGTGGAGGCCCGCGTCACGGAGCGCGGACCGCCGGTCCTCGTCGACCTGTACGTCGACTACAGCGAGAGGATCGCTGACGAGGAGGTCGGGTACGCCGTCGTCGCGTTCGAGGCCCGCTAG
- a CDS encoding FxLYD domain-containing protein codes for MSRFLLLALAAVLAACGGEVPEYDVADLRLQSEGGGYPTLTGVLVNSGATPITSADVFVTLYDDQNRPLEDVLVQVRNVASGDSARFEQRLDLQAGAAKLKYVGVN; via the coding sequence GTGTCTCGCTTCCTCCTCCTCGCGCTCGCCGCCGTCCTCGCCGCCTGCGGGGGAGAGGTGCCCGAGTACGACGTCGCCGACCTCCGCCTGCAGAGCGAGGGGGGTGGCTACCCGACGCTCACGGGCGTCCTCGTCAACAGCGGCGCGACGCCGATCACCTCGGCCGACGTGTTCGTCACGTTGTACGACGATCAGAACCGGCCGCTCGAGGACGTGCTCGTCCAGGTGCGGAACGTGGCGTCGGGCGACTCAGCGCGGTTCGAGCAGCGGCTCGACCTCCAGGCGGGCGCGGCGAAGCTGAAGTACGTCGGGGTGAACTGA
- a CDS encoding 3-oxoacyl-[acyl-carrier-protein] synthase III C-terminal domain-containing protein codes for MTPRAYLSVRPLPFGHTVAQEEGIGWMKAALRRAAQSGALPDVDRAIRFYDLLARKSAVETRVTALDDYTHQDWDRMRLHAPPALGDGQSGPEPPGVWHQAPLERRMDLFAETAEAVARDAFADDAGPPDAIVQVSCTGYDSPSAVQRVAVEHGWGERTRILSVGHMGCYAALPALATAADVVRAESARLGVTAGTPDDAPEADARAAVLLVELCTLHHHPATTDPEQIVQQCLFADGAARLDVTAGPDGSQFALLDHIEALVPDTLDEMTWRPASVAFQMTLSRRVPDHIRENVAGVLERFLARHGLAVADVDVWAIHPGGPRVIESTTEALGVDDDRARHSHAVLRDRGNMSSTTLPHIWDRIARDESVPDGALVASVAFGPGLTVAANLMRKGE; via the coding sequence ATGACTCCCCGCGCCTACCTCTCCGTCCGCCCGCTCCCGTTCGGCCACACCGTGGCCCAGGAGGAGGGGATCGGGTGGATGAAGGCCGCCCTCCGACGCGCCGCCCAGTCGGGCGCGCTCCCCGACGTCGACCGGGCGATCCGGTTCTACGACCTCCTCGCCCGGAAGTCGGCCGTCGAGACGCGGGTGACGGCGCTCGACGACTACACGCACCAGGACTGGGACCGGATGCGGCTCCACGCCCCGCCGGCGCTCGGCGACGGCCAGTCCGGCCCGGAGCCGCCCGGCGTGTGGCACCAGGCGCCCCTCGAGCGTCGGATGGATCTCTTCGCTGAAACCGCGGAGGCCGTCGCTCGCGACGCCTTCGCCGACGACGCCGGACCGCCGGACGCCATCGTCCAGGTCTCGTGCACCGGCTACGACAGCCCGAGCGCCGTCCAGCGCGTGGCCGTCGAGCATGGGTGGGGCGAGCGGACGCGGATCCTGAGTGTCGGCCACATGGGCTGCTACGCCGCGCTCCCGGCCCTCGCGACCGCCGCCGACGTCGTCCGTGCCGAGTCCGCCCGCCTCGGCGTCACGGCCGGCACGCCCGACGACGCGCCCGAGGCGGACGCCCGCGCGGCCGTGCTTCTGGTGGAGCTCTGCACGCTCCACCACCACCCGGCGACGACGGACCCCGAGCAGATCGTCCAGCAGTGCCTCTTCGCCGACGGTGCCGCCCGTCTCGACGTGACGGCGGGGCCCGACGGTTCCCAGTTTGCCCTGCTCGATCACATCGAAGCGCTCGTCCCCGACACGCTCGACGAGATGACGTGGCGCCCGGCCTCCGTCGCGTTCCAGATGACGCTGAGCCGGCGCGTGCCGGACCACATCCGCGAGAACGTCGCTGGCGTGCTGGAGCGGTTCCTCGCGCGCCACGGGCTCGCGGTCGCCGACGTCGACGTGTGGGCCATTCACCCCGGCGGCCCACGCGTGATCGAGAGCACGACCGAGGCCCTCGGCGTCGACGACGACCGCGCGCGCCACAGCCACGCCGTCCTCCGCGACCGCGGCAACATGTCGTCGACGACGCTCCCGCACATCTGGGACCGGATCGCCCGCGACGAGTCCGTGCCCGACGGCGCGCTCGTGGCGTCCGTCGCCTTCGGCCCGGGCCTGACGGTCGCTGCGAACCTGATGCGGAAGGGGGAGTGA
- the ubiG gene encoding bifunctional 2-polyprenyl-6-hydroxyphenol methylase/3-demethylubiquinol 3-O-methyltransferase UbiG: MLSHSLGSVKQVNNAFYDDLGARWFEGDDHAIALLRAESRLKLDYTLGVLDRYGIEPGARVLDVACGAGLLSLPLAERGYRVEGVDLSEPSLDEARRRVPDGADATFRVGDATALDADDGAYDAVLLYDMLEHVEDQRGVIAEAARVVRPGGVVLFSTFNRTPLAWLIAIQGFRFVVREAPDHIHVLRLFLPPSVLEEMAEAEGLMVEEVVGSRPELNGPFFRSIARRRVDPGFSFTTSRSLAVGYMGVAVKR; the protein is encoded by the coding sequence TTGCTGTCCCACTCTCTCGGCTCTGTGAAGCAGGTCAACAACGCGTTTTACGACGACCTCGGCGCGCGGTGGTTTGAGGGCGACGACCACGCTATCGCGCTGCTCCGCGCCGAGAGCCGGCTGAAGCTCGACTACACGCTCGGCGTCCTCGACCGCTACGGGATCGAGCCCGGCGCACGTGTGCTCGACGTAGCGTGCGGGGCCGGGCTCCTGTCGCTCCCTCTCGCCGAGCGCGGCTACCGCGTCGAGGGCGTCGACCTGTCCGAGCCGTCGCTCGACGAGGCCCGCCGCCGCGTGCCCGACGGAGCCGACGCCACGTTCCGCGTCGGAGACGCGACGGCGCTCGACGCCGACGACGGCGCGTACGACGCCGTCCTCCTCTACGACATGCTGGAGCACGTCGAGGACCAGCGGGGCGTGATCGCCGAGGCCGCGCGCGTCGTCCGTCCCGGCGGCGTGGTCCTGTTCAGCACGTTCAACCGGACGCCACTCGCGTGGCTCATCGCCATCCAGGGTTTCCGGTTCGTCGTCCGCGAGGCGCCCGATCACATCCACGTCCTCCGTCTCTTTCTGCCTCCCAGCGTCCTCGAAGAAATGGCCGAGGCCGAAGGGCTGATGGTGGAAGAGGTCGTCGGATCCCGACCCGAGTTGAACGGCCCCTTTTTCCGCTCGATCGCCCGTCGTCGCGTCGACCCCGGCTTCTCGTTCACCACGAGCCGGTCGCTCGCCGTCGGGTACATGGGCGTGGCCGTCAAGCGCTGA
- a CDS encoding DinB family protein codes for MPPLPAYDASDPAAYVASRLALVGDRDPLPLLEGAPERVAEAVAGLSENGARQPESDGAWSVLQVLRHLADSEVVYGYRLRLIVAADRPEIPGYDQEAWAGALHYHRGTVADALADYAAGRRMTVAFLRSLDADEWERFGFHSERGQESVRRIATLLAAHDLGHEQQITRVRETIGA; via the coding sequence ATGCCCCCGCTCCCCGCCTACGACGCCTCGGACCCCGCTGCGTACGTCGCCTCGCGGCTGGCGCTCGTCGGCGACCGCGACCCGCTCCCGCTCCTCGAGGGTGCGCCCGAGCGCGTCGCCGAGGCCGTCGCCGGGCTCTCCGAGAACGGCGCCCGCCAGCCCGAGTCCGACGGCGCGTGGTCCGTCCTCCAGGTCCTCCGCCACCTCGCCGACTCGGAGGTCGTCTACGGCTACCGCCTCCGCCTCATCGTCGCCGCCGACCGGCCCGAGATCCCCGGCTACGACCAGGAGGCGTGGGCCGGCGCGCTCCACTATCACCGCGGCACCGTCGCCGACGCCCTCGCCGACTACGCCGCGGGCCGCCGGATGACGGTCGCCTTCCTCCGCTCGCTCGACGCCGACGAGTGGGAGCGGTTCGGATTCCACAGCGAGCGCGGTCAGGAGAGCGTCCGCCGCATCGCGACGTTGCTGGCGGCGCACGACCTCGGCCACGAGCAGCAGATCACTCGCGTCCGCGAGACGATCGGGGCGTAG
- the lipA gene encoding lipoyl synthase, with product MDTPRTAPRRPGEVALKKAPAGSDLAVDTEGDGFALELPVVQKPSVANRPGGRPTWLRAKLPYGETFRGIQQTIEDYDLHTVCSSARCPNMGECWSAGTATFMILGNVCTRGCSFCAVLTGRPEQKELDYDEPRRVAEAAKLMGLKHVVVTSINRDDRKDGGAPIFAEVIRLVHAQDQTIEVLIPDMKGERSALETVFEARPEVLNHNVETVPRLYRRVRPQADYQRSLDVIQLAKTEYGLRTKSGIMVGLGERKEEVVELMADFAAHGVDVMTIGQYLQPTRHHLPVEEFVHPDVFAWYKEQGEALGIEHVESGPLVRSSYHAERHV from the coding sequence ATGGACACGCCCCGCACCGCCCCCCGCCGCCCCGGCGAGGTCGCCCTCAAGAAAGCCCCCGCCGGCTCCGACTTGGCGGTCGACACCGAGGGCGACGGCTTCGCCCTCGAACTCCCGGTCGTCCAGAAGCCGTCCGTCGCCAACCGCCCCGGCGGCCGGCCGACGTGGCTCCGCGCCAAGCTCCCCTACGGCGAGACGTTCCGCGGCATCCAGCAGACGATCGAGGACTACGACCTCCACACGGTGTGCTCGTCGGCGCGCTGCCCGAACATGGGCGAGTGCTGGAGCGCGGGCACGGCGACGTTCATGATCCTCGGGAACGTCTGCACGCGCGGGTGCTCGTTCTGCGCCGTGCTCACGGGCCGGCCCGAGCAGAAAGAGCTCGACTACGACGAGCCCCGCCGCGTCGCCGAGGCGGCCAAGCTGATGGGGCTGAAGCACGTCGTCGTGACGAGCATCAACCGCGACGATCGGAAAGACGGGGGGGCGCCCATCTTCGCCGAGGTCATCCGCCTCGTCCACGCCCAGGACCAGACCATCGAGGTTCTGATCCCCGACATGAAGGGCGAGCGGAGCGCTCTGGAGACGGTCTTCGAGGCCCGGCCGGAGGTCCTCAACCACAACGTCGAGACGGTCCCGCGGCTGTACCGCCGCGTCCGCCCCCAGGCGGACTACCAGCGGTCGCTCGACGTGATCCAACTGGCGAAGACGGAGTACGGCCTCCGCACGAAGTCCGGCATCATGGTCGGCCTCGGCGAGCGGAAGGAGGAGGTCGTCGAGCTCATGGCCGACTTCGCCGCGCACGGCGTGGATGTCATGACGATCGGCCAGTACCTCCAGCCGACGCGCCACCACCTGCCGGTCGAGGAGTTCGTCCACCCCGACGTGTTCGCGTGGTACAAGGAGCAGGGCGAGGCGCTGGGGATCGAGCACGTCGAGAGCGGCCCGCTCGTACGTAGCTCCTACCACGCCGAGCGGCATGTTTGA
- the lat gene encoding L-lysine 6-transaminase, which translates to MQITAPDARKALPDTLAVRDILGRHILTDGFPIVLDMEGSRGARLRDQVTGRDYIDFFTFYASNPLGMNHPGLAGDSDAAVGFRERLMDAALNKVANSDVYTPHFARFVETFGRVGIPEELPHAFFVSGGALAVENALKVAFDWKVRKNKLKGYSGDRGQIVLHFKEAFHGRSGYTMSLTNTDPNKVAHYPKFDWPRISNPKIRGGDVEEREAAALAEAKQAFIDHPDEIAAILIEPIQGEGGDNHFRPAFLQALRHLADEEEALLVFDEVQTGVGLTGAFWAWQSLGVTPDVIAFGKKTQVCGILAGPRVDEVDDNVFQKSSRINSTWGGNLVDMVRFDRILEVIEAEDLIGNVNRQGAHLMAKLREMESRFDGVTDARGRGLFCAFDLPDTETRNAVRQAAYDDGLMALGCGPRSIRFRPALTITEADLDEGLAILEGALEKTLGA; encoded by the coding sequence ATGCAGATCACCGCCCCCGACGCTCGGAAAGCGCTTCCGGACACGCTCGCCGTCCGCGACATCCTCGGCCGCCACATCCTGACCGACGGGTTCCCCATCGTCCTCGACATGGAGGGGAGCCGCGGCGCACGCCTCCGCGACCAGGTCACGGGCCGCGACTACATCGACTTCTTCACGTTCTACGCCTCGAACCCGCTCGGGATGAACCACCCCGGGCTGGCGGGCGACTCCGACGCGGCGGTCGGCTTCCGCGAGCGGCTCATGGACGCGGCGCTCAACAAGGTGGCCAACTCGGACGTCTACACGCCGCACTTCGCGCGCTTCGTCGAGACGTTCGGCCGCGTCGGGATCCCGGAGGAGCTGCCCCACGCCTTCTTCGTGTCGGGCGGCGCGCTCGCGGTCGAGAACGCCCTCAAGGTGGCGTTCGACTGGAAGGTGCGGAAGAACAAGCTGAAGGGCTACTCCGGCGACCGCGGCCAGATTGTTCTCCACTTCAAAGAGGCGTTCCACGGGCGGAGCGGCTACACGATGTCGCTCACGAACACCGACCCGAACAAGGTCGCCCACTACCCGAAGTTCGACTGGCCCCGGATCTCGAACCCCAAGATCCGCGGCGGTGACGTCGAGGAGCGCGAGGCCGCGGCGCTGGCCGAGGCCAAGCAGGCCTTTATCGACCACCCCGACGAGATCGCCGCCATCCTCATCGAGCCGATCCAGGGGGAGGGCGGCGACAACCACTTCCGCCCGGCGTTCCTCCAGGCCCTCCGCCACCTCGCCGACGAGGAGGAGGCGCTGCTCGTGTTCGACGAGGTCCAGACGGGCGTCGGCCTCACGGGTGCGTTCTGGGCGTGGCAGAGCCTCGGCGTGACGCCCGACGTGATCGCCTTCGGCAAGAAGACCCAGGTCTGCGGCATCCTCGCCGGCCCGCGCGTCGACGAGGTCGACGACAACGTCTTCCAGAAGTCGAGCCGGATCAACTCGACGTGGGGCGGCAACCTCGTCGACATGGTCCGCTTCGACCGGATCCTCGAGGTCATCGAGGCGGAGGACCTCATTGGCAACGTCAACCGGCAGGGCGCGCACCTCATGGCCAAGCTCCGCGAGATGGAGAGCCGCTTCGACGGCGTCACCGACGCCCGCGGCCGGGGTCTCTTCTGCGCGTTCGACCTGCCCGACACCGAGACGCGCAACGCCGTCCGCCAGGCCGCCTACGACGACGGGCTGATGGCGCTCGGCTGCGGCCCGCGCTCGATCCGCTTCCGCCCGGCCCTCACGATCACCGAGGCCGACCTCGACGAGGGGCTGGCGATCCTGGAGGGCGCGCTCGAGAAGACGCTCGGCGCCTAG
- a CDS encoding cyanophycinase, with the protein MPSPETDAPRGPIIPIGGAEAKTGTRDILTRVLALAGGPDARIAVIPTASELADTGDRYAKLFHDLGAAHVDVLEITEREHAHVPGAVETVERATGIFMTGGNQLRLSTILGGTPLAQAIRRQNAAGTVVAGTSAGAAVIPEHMIAAGATGPTPTTEKVTLAPGMGLTNRLVIDQHFRQRDRLGRLLTAVSYNPFATGVGIDEDTALVLGPDNVFEVIGSGTVTVVDPSELTYSSMDSARRNQPVSLIGLRVHVLAAGCTYDTEARTAAAPARVPYLDEDEDPVPDES; encoded by the coding sequence ATGCCCTCCCCTGAAACCGACGCCCCTCGCGGCCCCATCATCCCCATCGGGGGCGCCGAGGCCAAGACCGGCACGCGCGACATCCTCACCCGCGTGCTCGCCCTCGCCGGCGGCCCCGACGCCCGGATCGCGGTCATCCCGACGGCCTCGGAGCTGGCCGACACCGGCGACCGCTACGCGAAGCTGTTCCACGACCTCGGCGCCGCCCACGTCGACGTGCTGGAGATCACCGAGCGCGAGCACGCCCACGTCCCCGGCGCCGTCGAGACGGTCGAGCGGGCGACGGGCATCTTCATGACGGGCGGCAACCAGCTCCGCCTGTCGACGATCCTCGGCGGGACGCCCCTCGCGCAGGCCATCCGCCGACAGAACGCGGCGGGCACCGTGGTCGCCGGGACCTCAGCCGGCGCCGCCGTCATCCCGGAGCACATGATCGCCGCCGGCGCGACAGGCCCCACGCCGACGACCGAGAAGGTCACGCTCGCGCCCGGCATGGGGCTGACCAACCGGCTCGTCATCGACCAGCACTTCCGCCAGCGCGACCGGCTGGGCCGGCTCCTCACGGCCGTCTCCTACAACCCGTTCGCGACCGGCGTCGGCATCGACGAGGACACGGCGCTCGTGCTCGGGCCCGACAACGTGTTCGAGGTCATCGGCAGCGGGACGGTCACGGTCGTGGATCCGTCGGAGCTGACGTACTCGTCGATGGACTCGGCGCGGCGCAACCAACCGGTCTCGCTCATCGGCCTGCGCGTGCATGTGCTCGCGGCCGGGTGCACCTACGACACCGAGGCGCGCACCGCCGCCGCCCCGGCCCGGGTCCCGTACTTGGATGAGGACGAGGACCCGGTGCCGGACGAGAGCTGA
- the iadA gene encoding beta-aspartyl-peptidase — MLTLLTNADVYAPAPLGRRHVLVAGGSIVSITKRVPEITGVPIDVVDLGGRRLVPGFIDAHVHVTGGGGEAGPETAAPAPALSRYTTAGVTSVVGLLGTDDTTRTTAGLLRQVYALRRQGLSAWAWTGGYHLPPTTLTGAVRTDIATVEPILGFGELAISDHRSSQPTMHEVARVAADCHVAGLMTGKAGVLHLHLGDGARGLGMIRDLLDTTELPARTFHPTHVNRRSGLLDEALDLAARGVTIDVTAFPPAFATDDEVLAAKAVERFIEAGHLARLTVSSDGGGCLPHFRDGELVRMDFATSGALADLLADLLGRGVPLEDALPPFTATPAHYLRLPNKGEIVEGGDADLVVLGDDRPTEVMARGRWHVRDSRPVVRGTFETSD, encoded by the coding sequence GTGCTCACCCTCCTCACCAACGCCGACGTGTACGCGCCCGCCCCGCTCGGGCGGCGCCACGTGCTCGTGGCCGGTGGATCGATCGTTTCAATAACGAAACGCGTTCCCGAGATCACGGGCGTCCCCATCGACGTGGTCGACCTCGGCGGGCGGCGGCTGGTGCCCGGCTTCATCGACGCGCACGTCCACGTGACGGGGGGAGGCGGCGAGGCGGGGCCGGAGACGGCCGCGCCCGCGCCCGCGCTCTCGCGCTACACGACGGCCGGCGTGACGAGCGTCGTCGGGCTCCTCGGCACCGACGACACGACGCGGACGACGGCCGGCCTGCTCCGCCAAGTCTACGCCCTCCGCCGCCAGGGCCTCAGCGCGTGGGCCTGGACCGGCGGCTACCACCTCCCCCCCACCACGCTGACGGGCGCGGTCCGCACCGACATCGCGACCGTCGAGCCGATCCTCGGCTTTGGCGAGCTGGCGATCTCCGACCACCGCTCGTCGCAGCCGACGATGCACGAAGTCGCCCGGGTGGCCGCCGACTGCCACGTGGCCGGTCTGATGACCGGCAAGGCCGGCGTGCTCCACCTCCACCTCGGCGACGGCGCCCGCGGCCTCGGCATGATCCGGGACCTCCTCGACACGACCGAGCTCCCGGCGCGGACGTTCCACCCGACGCACGTCAACCGCCGGTCGGGCCTGCTCGACGAGGCGCTCGACCTCGCCGCCCGCGGTGTGACGATCGACGTGACGGCCTTCCCTCCGGCGTTCGCCACCGACGACGAGGTACTCGCGGCCAAGGCCGTCGAGCGGTTCATCGAGGCGGGCCACCTCGCGCGGCTGACGGTGTCGTCCGACGGCGGCGGCTGCCTCCCGCACTTCCGCGACGGCGAGCTCGTGCGGATGGACTTCGCCACCTCGGGGGCCCTCGCCGACCTGCTGGCGGACCTCCTCGGCCGGGGCGTCCCGCTCGAGGACGCGCTCCCGCCGTTCACCGCGACGCCGGCCCACTACCTCCGCTTGCCGAACAAGGGCGAGATCGTGGAGGGCGGCGACGCCGATCTCGTCGTCCTCGGCGACGACCGGCCCACCGAGGTGATGGCCCGCGGCCGGTGGCACGTCCGCGACAGCCGGCCCGTCGTCCGGGGCACGTTCGAGACTTCCGACTGA
- a CDS encoding glutamate ligase domain-containing protein, with protein sequence MLSDPIDSRRQTGAGFLLDGPGAALEVLVPEPLRPDAERRWRTHARALCDGVGWTDAPLVVRPFPRGLSLALGSPVDLLYTATEVNEAAWARARAEIEGREPPDLGETVGRLQAEARRESDPPLAALVAAAERRGVPLVWDDDALTVGLGARGQTFAPDALPDPDAVDWDAVGPIPTALVTGTNGKSTTVRLLAAMGHAAGHTVGFSTTDAVTVGDEVVERGDFSGPLGARAVMRDGRVSMAVCESARGGLLRRGVPVPLVTAAALTNVAADHLGDYGVETVPALAEAKLVVAKALGARGTLVAPADEPEATAAVVRHREALEARGVRIAWTAVAPDPGAPGRLQASVVDGAISLRGNVDWRPICDVADIPAALGGAARHVVRNALTAAALAEALGLDDAAIAAGLRSFRSDDIDNPGRANRFDVGGATVLVDYAHNAHGLQALASLAEHVPARRRLVMTGSAGDRSDADLAAMCDVLAGLGADRYVLVEIPGYLRGRAEGETPARLADLLRERGVPEEALAFEADPTAGTRHALDWAGPDDLALLLTLAQRDAVLGLLREAAG encoded by the coding sequence GTGCTTTCTGACCCGATCGACAGCCGACGCCAGACCGGCGCGGGCTTCCTCCTCGACGGCCCCGGCGCCGCGCTCGAAGTGCTCGTGCCCGAGCCGCTTCGGCCCGACGCCGAACGACGCTGGCGAACGCACGCCCGCGCCCTCTGCGACGGCGTGGGCTGGACCGACGCCCCGCTCGTCGTCCGCCCGTTCCCCCGCGGACTCTCGCTCGCCCTCGGCTCCCCCGTCGACCTCCTCTACACGGCGACCGAGGTGAACGAGGCGGCGTGGGCCCGCGCGCGCGCCGAGATCGAAGGCCGCGAGCCCCCCGACCTCGGGGAGACCGTCGGCCGACTTCAGGCGGAGGCCCGGAGGGAATCGGACCCGCCGCTGGCGGCGCTCGTCGCCGCCGCCGAGCGCCGCGGCGTCCCGCTCGTCTGGGACGACGACGCCCTCACCGTCGGCCTCGGGGCGCGGGGGCAGACCTTCGCCCCGGACGCCCTCCCCGACCCGGACGCCGTCGACTGGGACGCCGTCGGCCCGATTCCGACGGCGCTCGTGACGGGCACCAACGGCAAATCGACGACGGTGCGGCTCTTGGCGGCGATGGGCCACGCGGCCGGCCACACCGTCGGCTTCTCGACGACGGACGCCGTGACGGTGGGCGACGAGGTCGTCGAGCGCGGCGACTTCTCGGGCCCGCTCGGCGCGCGCGCCGTCATGCGAGACGGGCGGGTGAGCATGGCCGTCTGCGAGTCCGCGCGAGGGGGGCTGCTGCGGCGGGGGGTGCCCGTCCCGCTCGTGACGGCGGCGGCGCTCACGAACGTCGCGGCCGACCACCTCGGCGACTACGGCGTCGAGACGGTCCCCGCCCTCGCCGAGGCGAAGCTGGTCGTGGCGAAGGCCCTCGGGGCCAGGGGCACGCTCGTGGCGCCCGCCGACGAGCCCGAGGCGACGGCCGCCGTCGTCCGCCACCGGGAGGCGCTCGAGGCACGCGGCGTGCGCATCGCGTGGACGGCGGTCGCCCCCGATCCCGGGGCGCCGGGCCGGCTTCAAGCGTCCGTGGTCGACGGAGCGATCTCGTTGCGTGGCAACGTGGACTGGCGTCCCATCTGCGACGTCGCGGACATCCCGGCCGCGCTCGGCGGGGCCGCCCGGCACGTCGTCCGCAACGCGCTCACGGCCGCCGCGCTGGCCGAGGCGCTCGGCCTCGACGACGCCGCGATCGCGGCCGGCCTCCGGTCGTTCAGGAGCGACGACATCGACAACCCGGGCCGGGCCAACCGCTTCGACGTCGGCGGCGCCACGGTCCTCGTCGACTACGCCCACAACGCGCACGGCCTCCAGGCGCTGGCGTCCCTCGCGGAACACGTCCCCGCCCGCCGTCGCCTCGTCATGACCGGCAGTGCCGGCGACCGGTCCGACGCCGACCTCGCGGCCATGTGCGACGTCCTCGCCGGCCTCGGGGCCGACCGCTACGTCCTCGTGGAGATCCCCGGCTACCTCCGCGGACGCGCCGAGGGCGAGACGCCGGCCCGCCTCGCCGACCTCCTGCGCGAGCGCGGCGTGCCCGAGGAGGCCCTCGCCTTCGAGGCCGACCCGACGGCCGGCACACGCCATGCCCTCGACTGGGCCGGGCCCGACGACCTCGCGCTCCTCCTCACCCTCGCGCAGCGCGACGCCGTACTCGGCCTGCTCCGAGAGGCCGCGGGCTAG